One genomic region from Epinephelus fuscoguttatus linkage group LG6, E.fuscoguttatus.final_Chr_v1 encodes:
- the piwil1 gene encoding piwi-like protein 1 — MTGRARARSRGRARGQETAAPGASKVREPAPVAPPPTESELVGRGRQKVAPRPFPAEAELQISAGFQQVKLGERGGRRRDFHDAGINTRQAMEHVKESKSGTSGSAIQLRANYFRILSRPQWVLYQYHVDFKPPMEARRLRSALLFQHEETLGSAWSFDGAVLFLPHRLHSKETVLHSETRHGEKVQITVTLTNELPPTSPACLQFYNIIFRRILRILNMQQIGRNYYNPKDPLNIPQHKLTIWPGYTTTILQYESAIMLCTDVSHKVLRSETVLDFMASLRPKVGEHRFPEICTKELVGLIVLTKYNNKTYRVDDIAWDHTPKNTFTRGDKDISFRDYYKTQYSLDISDLNQPLLISHVKKVGPVGGPPPGPAMLIPELCYLTGLTDKMRADFNIMKDLSSHTRLSPEQREGRLTRFVTNIQKDSDAQAELDKWGLNFDKQLLSLTGRVLPAERIFQGPKSYEYDPWAADWAKEMRGVPVISSPQLNSWLIFYTHRNANEAQSLLQTLSKVCGPLGIRIQRAVMIQYEDHQESLLRALQQNVGKQTQMVVVVLPSNRKDKYDTVKKFLCVECPTPSQCVVSRTLSRPQALMTVATKIALQMACKMGGELWSVEVPLKQLMIVGIDCYHDTLAGKRSIGALVASLNQTMSRWFSMCVLQHRGQEIMDGLKKALSAALKEYLKFNNCLPSRIIVYRDGVGDGQLHSVVNYEVSQIMDSIKSMGQDYMPKLSVVVVKKRIISRFFALSHGKVTNPPPGTVVDTDVTRPEWYDFYIVSQAVRSGSLSPTHYNVVYDTSGLKPDHMQRLTYKLCHMYYNWQGIIRVPAPCQYAHKLAFLVGQSIHREPNIQLNNLLFYL, encoded by the exons ATGACTGGCCGGGCACGAGCTAGATCAAGAGGCAGAGCACGTGGTCAAGAGACCGCTGCACCTGGAGCG AGCAAGGTTCGAGAGCCTGCACCAGTGGCACCTCCACCTACTGAGTCAGAGTTGGTTGGAAGAGGGAGGCAGAAAGTTGCTCCCAGACCCTTTCCAGCAGAAG ctGAACTACAGATTTCAGCTGGATTTCAGCAGGTGAAGCTGGGAGAAAGAGGTGGACGCCGCCGAGATTTTCACGATGCAGGGATTAACACCAGGCAGGCTATGGAGCATGTTAAAGAATCAAAGTCTG GAACATCTGGTTCTGCTATTCAGTTGAGGGCAAACTACTTCCGCATCCTGTCCCGCCCTCAGTGGGTGCTGTATCAGTACCATGTGGACTTCAAACCACCAATGGAGGCTCGTCGCCTGAGATCTGCCCTCCTCTTTCAGCATGAGGAAACACTTGGCTCAGCATGGAGTTTTGATGGGGCTGTGCTTTTTTTGCCTCACAGGTTGCACAGCAAG GAGACTGTCCTCCACAGCGAGACCAGGCATGGAGAAAAGGTTCAGATAACCGTCACCCTAACAAATGAACTGCCACCCACATCACCAGCGTGCCTTCAGTTTTACAACATCATATTCAGAAG GATCTTGAGAATTCTCAACATGCAGCAGATTGGACGCAACTACTACAACCCCAAGGATCCACTCAACATCCCACAGCACAA ACTGACCATCTGGCCAGGTTATACCACCACCATTTTGCAGTACGAGTCCGCCATTATGCTGTGTACTGACGTGAGCCACAAGGTCCTGCGTAGTGAGACAGTCCTTGACTTCATGGCCAGCTTGAGACCGAAGGTTGGAGAGCATCGCTTCCCTGAGATCTGCACCAAGGAGCTTGTTGGACTGATTGTCCTCACCAA GTACAACAACAAAACCTACAGGGTTGACGATATCGCGTGGGATCACACTCCCAAGAACACATTCACCAGGGGAGACAAAGACATTTCCTTCAGGGACTACTACAAGACT CAATATAGCTTGGATATCAGTGATTTGAACCAGCCACTGCTGATCAGCCACGTGAAGAAGGTGGGTCCTGTTGGAGGTCCTCCTCCTGGCCCAGCCATGCTCATCCCAGAGCTGTGCTACCTTACAG GCTTGACTGACAAGATGCGAGCTGACTTCAACATCATGAAGGACTTGAGCAGCCACACCAGATTGAGCccagagcagagggagggacgCCTCACCAGATTTGTCACCAACATACAGAA GGATAGTGATGCACAGGCAGAGTTGGATAAGTGGGGACTCAACTTTGATAAGCAGCTCCTAAGTCTGACAGGCAGAGTCCTCCCAGCTGAGAGGATTTTCCAGGGACCAAAATCG TATGAGTACGACCCCTGGGCAGCTGATTGGGCCAAGGAGATGCGTGGAGTGCCAGTGATCAGCTCTCCTCAGCTGAACAGCTGGCTCATCTTTTACACCCATCGTAATGCCAATGAAGCCCAGTCCCTCCTGCAGACCCTCAGCAAAGTCTGTGGTCCACTCGGTATCCGCATTCAAAGAGCGGTCAT GATCCAGTATGAGGACCATCAGGAGTCTCTCCTCAGAGCCCTGCAGCAAAATGttggaaaacaaacacagatg GTGGTGGTGGTCCTCCCCAGTAACCGGAAGGACAAGTACGACACCGTCAAGAAGTTCCTTTGTGTGGAATGCCCCACTCCCAGCCAGTGTGTGGTTTCCCGTACCCTCAGCCGACCTCAGGCTCTAATGACTGTGGCTACCAAGATCGCTCTGCAGATGGCCTGCAAGATGGGAGGAGAGCTGTGGAGTGTGGAAGTCCCT CTCAAACAGCTAATGATTGTGGGCATTGACTGCTACCACGACACTCTTGCTGGGAAGAGGTCCATTGGAGCTCTAGTGGCCAGCCTCAACCAGACCATGAGCAG GTGGTTCTCAATGTGTGTGCTGCAGCACAGAGGCCAGGAAATAATGGATGGACTGAAGAAAGCCCTAAGTG CTGCACTGAAAGAATATCTGAAGTTCAACAACTGCCTGCCATCACGCATCATTGTGTACCGAGATGGAGTGGGAGATGGCCAGCTGCACAGCGTGGTCAACTATGAGGTTTCACAGATCATGGACTCAATCAAGTCCATGGGGCAAGACTACAT GCCCAAGCTGAGTGTGGTGGTGGTAAAGAAGCGCATCATCTCCAGGTTCTTCGCCCTCAGCCATGGCAAGGTGACCAACCCTCCCCCAGGCACCGTCGTTGACACTGATGTCACTCGCCCAGAGTG GTATGACTTCTACATCGTGAGCCAGGCTGTCCGCAGTGGAAGCCTTTCCCCGACCCACTATAACGTTGTGTACGACACCAGTGGACTGAAGCCTGATCACATGCAGCGGCTCACCTACAAGCTGTGCCACATGTACTACAACTGGCAG GGGATCATCCGAGTGCCTGCTCCCTGCCAGTACGCCCACAAGTTGGCTTTCCTTGTGGGTCAGAGCATCCACAGGGAGCCCAATATTCAACTGAACAACCTGCTCTTCTACCTGTAA